A region of the Kaistia geumhonensis genome:
CTCTCGGCGAGGCCGCCGCATTTCGGCACGTCGGGCATGATCACGTCCGCGACCTGCTGCTGCATCATCTCGCGGAAGCCCCAGCGCATGTAGAGGTTCTCGCCGATGCAGATCGGCGTGCGGCTGCGCGAGCGGATCTGGCGGAGCGCGTCGACATTCTCGGCCGGGATCGGCTCCTCGAGCCAGAGCAGGTTGAAGGGCTCCATCTCCCAGGCGATGCGGCAGGCGCTCGGCACGTCGTAGCGGCCATGCAGGTCGATGCAGAGGTCGATATCGGGGCCGATCGCCTCGCGAACCGCCTGCACGCGCTCGACCATGGTGCGGATCTCGGCATTGTTCGCCGTATGGTTCATCCGGTCGAACTTGGCGGGATGGTTCAGATTGTCGATGTCGAACTTCAGCGCGGTGAAGCCCTCGGCGACCATGCGCTTCGCGCGCGCGGCGCAGCCGGCCGGCGAGCCGGACTTCTCGTCGCCATCGCCGCAATCGGCATAGAGGCGGATCTTGTCGCGATACTTGCCGCCCATCATGCGGTAGAGCGGCTGGCCGGCCGCCTTCGCCGCGAGGTCCCAGAGCGCGATCTCGATGCCCGACAGCGCGATCAGGAACACGCCCGACTGCGCACCGGAGAAGATGTGCGCACGGCGCAGCTTGTCCCAGCAATATTCGACATTGCGCGGATCCTCGCCGATCAGCTCGTGCTTCAGCTCGGAGATCAGCCCGACGATCGCCGCGGCGCCGGCATCCGGATTGGCCTCGCCGATGCCGTAGATCCCCTCGTCGGTGTCGATGCGGACCAGCGTGGCGTGGCCGTGATAGGCGACCACGGCGGTCTTGATGTCGGTGATCTTCATGGAAACTCTCTCCCTCGTCTGATCGGTGGCGCGGCACCCGCGGCGATCATTCCTGCCCGGACGCGTCTCGGCGCATGCTGGATGGTCGGCCGCGCCACGTCATCGGCTGCGCGGAAACCCTGAATGTCGCGAAGCGGCGCGAGGCGCCGCCCCGGTGGGCGGTCACCCCGCGCGCCGCCCTCGTGGAGGAGGGCTCCGCGCCGGGGCACTGGCGCGGAGGAGGAGAAGGCGGACGCGCGGGGATTCCGGGTCGCCCGGCGCTACTTCTGTGCGCGCGGGCGGTGATGACGGGTCCAATAGCCGAACATGTCGCCCTTGGACGCGATCTCGGCCCAGACCGGCGCGGTCAGCGCCTCCATCGCAGCGACATCTTCCGGGGAGATGGTCCAGCCGACGCTGCCGGCATTCTCCTCGATCTCGCGCACCGTGCGCGCGCCGAGCAGCGGCGAGCTGACGCCGGGGCGGCTGGTCAGCCACTGCACCGCGAGCTGCGGGATCGTCTTGCCATATTTGGCCGCGATCGGGCGGAGGCCCTCGACCGCCGCCAGCGCCTTCTCGTAGGTGCCCGGCTGGAAGAGCACGGTCGTCCGCCGCTCGTCGCCCTCGGCGAATTCGGTATCGGGACGAAGCGTGCCGGTCAGGAGCCCCTGCGCGAGGCCGCTATAGGGAATGATGCCGATGGCGTGCTCGCGGCAATAGGGCAGGATCTCCGCCTCGACCTCGCGCCAGAGCATGTTGTAGGGCGGCTGCAGCACGTCGATCGTGCCATGCTGGTTCGCCTCCTCGATCTGCTTGATGCCGAAATTGGAGACGCCGATCGCGCGGATCTTGCCCTCGCCGCGCAGCTTCTCGAGCGCGCCCATCGTGTCGCCGATCGGATAGTCGGGATGCGGCCAGTGGATGAAATAGACGTCGATGTAATCGGTCTTGAGGCGCTTCAGCGACCCTTCGAAGGCG
Encoded here:
- a CDS encoding mandelate racemase/muconate lactonizing enzyme family protein, with the translated sequence MKITDIKTAVVAYHGHATLVRIDTDEGIYGIGEANPDAGAAAIVGLISELKHELIGEDPRNVEYCWDKLRRAHIFSGAQSGVFLIALSGIEIALWDLAAKAAGQPLYRMMGGKYRDKIRLYADCGDGDEKSGSPAGCAARAKRMVAEGFTALKFDIDNLNHPAKFDRMNHTANNAEIRTMVERVQAVREAIGPDIDLCIDLHGRYDVPSACRIAWEMEPFNLLWLEEPIPAENVDALRQIRSRSRTPICIGENLYMRWGFREMMQQQVADVIMPDVPKCGGLAESKKIANLAEIYYLPFAPHLVSTPIGTMATAQTCAVVPNFLVLEWHALEEREAWDSYVKLPNGAKSIVEDGHIVIPDTPGIGVELDMDGVRRHAVPGFGIFA
- a CDS encoding aldo/keto reductase yields the protein MQYRRLGGSPVEVSEIGLGTWGMSGSFWGAADDAESIRVIHRALDLGVTLIDTAEAYGAGHSEEVLGEALVGRRDKAVIATKVAPNHLDPADVLAAFEGSLKRLKTDYIDVYFIHWPHPDYPIGDTMGALEKLRGEGKIRAIGVSNFGIKQIEEANQHGTIDVLQPPYNMLWREVEAEILPYCREHAIGIIPYSGLAQGLLTGTLRPDTEFAEGDERRTTVLFQPGTYEKALAAVEGLRPIAAKYGKTIPQLAVQWLTSRPGVSSPLLGARTVREIEENAGSVGWTISPEDVAAMEALTAPVWAEIASKGDMFGYWTRHHRPRAQK